In Equus asinus isolate D_3611 breed Donkey chromosome 13, EquAss-T2T_v2, whole genome shotgun sequence, one DNA window encodes the following:
- the ZNF385C gene encoding zinc finger protein 385C isoform X1 produces the protein MVPISLAGCPLLPPCQLPLSRKVPLCVREAGGHEHLGGGWGCPAPRAGMVPPGKKPAGEASNSNKKCKRYFNEHWKEEFPWLDFDYERKLMFCLECRQALVRNKHGKAENAFTVGTDNFQRHALLRHVTSGAHRQALAVNRGQPTFEGQAEGGGAYPGLASTPTSRGVKVEVDPAKVAVLTTVYCMAKEDVPDDRCSALLELQRFNLCQALLGTEHGAYYSSRRVRDMQVAIASVLHTEACQRLKASSYVGLVLDETRDWPESHSLALFATSVSPCDGQPATTFLGSVELQEGEATAGQLLDILQAFGVSAPKLAWLSSSLPSDLLGSVGRQLRAACPLLTELHCLPGRTDPKPPAYLGEYESVLDALFRLHGGPSSHMVPELRAALDLAAVDLAGPRPVPWASLLPVVEAVAEAWPCLVRALEASAPASPTARALALALRQFTFVAFTHLLLDALPSLQKLALVLQPEEPDLALLQPLVMAAAAALQAQRSSGGARLQGFLQELAPSGPDLGGGRCTYRGVELIGYSEAAVRDLERLRGAFLDSMRRGLRDSYPGPSLDVVAAFAAIFDPRRYPQAQAELGAHGEGALRVLLRAFAPAVVRQRALGDFALFKRVVGSFGRLGPRALCARLACARSELHELFPDFAALAALALALPVGAGLLDKVGRSRELRGWGQGEAGEGRGGPAVKIAVDGPPLHEFDFALAAEFLESGWGEGLLGSQLTRGRPPPLGPASLGPWALSGPS, from the exons ATGGTCCCCATTAGCCTGGCGGGctgccccctcctgcctccctgccagCTCCCCTTGTCAAGGAAGGTGCCTCTGTGTGTGAGGGAGGCTGGGGGGCACGAGCAtttgggtgggggttgggggtgccCTGCCCCTCGAGCAGGAATGGTGCCCCCAGGGAAGAAACCAGCTGGAGAGGCTTCCAACTCCAACAAGAAGTGCAAGCGTTACTTTAACGAGCACTGGAAAGAGGAGTTTCCCTGGCTGGACTTTGACTACGAGCGGAAGCTGATGTTTTGCCTCGAGTGCCGCCAGGCCCTGGTACGGAACAAGCACGGCAAAGCTGAGAACGCCTTCACCGTGGGCACCGACAACTTCCAGCGCCATGCCCTGCTGCGCCATGTGACCTCGGGGGCCCACCGCCAGGCTCTGGCCGTCAACCGGGGCCAGCCCACTTTTGAGGgccaggctgagggaggaggggcctaCCCAGGCCTGGCAAGCACCCCCACCTCCAGGGGCGTCAAGGTGGAGGTGGACCCGGCCAAAGTGGCTGTGCTGACCACGGTGTACTGCATGGCCAAGGAAGACGTGCCTGACGACCGCTGCTCTGCCCTGCTCGAGCTGCAGAGGTTCAACCTGTGCCAGGCGCTGCTGGGCACGGAGCATGGCGCTTACTACAGCTCCAGGAGGGTGAGGGACATGCAG GTGGCTATTGCCAGTGTCTTGCACACAGAGGCCTGCCAGCGCCTGAAGGCATCCTCCTATGTGGGACTGGTGTTGGACGAGACCAGGGACTGGCCTGAGTCCCACAGTCTGGCCTTGTTTGCCACTTCGGTGTCCCCCTGCGATGGCCAGCCTGCCACCACCTTCCTGGGCAGTGTGGAGCTACAGGAGGGCGAGGCCACCGCTGGCCAACTCCTAGACATCCTGCAGGCTTTTGGCGTGTCTGCACCCAAGTTGGCCTGGCTCAGCTCCAGCCTCCCCAGTGACCTCCTGGGGAGTGTGGGCCGGCAGCTCCGGGCTGCCTGCCCACTGCTCACTGAGCTACACTGCCTCCCTGGCAGGACAGATCCCAAGCCCCCTGCCTACCTCGGTGAATATGAAAGTGTCCTGGATGCCCTATTCCGCCTCCACGGTGGCCCCAGTTCCCACATGGTCCCTGAGCTCCGGGCGGCACTGGACCTTGCAGCAGTTGACTTGGCAGGACCACGGCCAGTGCCCTGGGCCTCCCTGCTGCCTGTCGTGGAAGCCGTGGCTGAGGCTTGGCCTTGCCTGGTGCGCGCCCTGGAGGCCTCTGCTCCCGCCTCGCCTACAGCTAGGGCACTGGCCCTGGCCCTGCGCCAGTTCACCTTCGTGGCCTTTACCCACCTGCTCCTGGACGCTCTGCCCTCCCTGCAGAAGCTCGCCCTTGTCCTGCAGCCAGAGGAGCCGGACTTGGCCTTGCTGCAGCCCCTGGTGATGGCGGCTGCAGCCGCCCTCCAAGCGCAGCGCAGCTCGGGTGGGGCGCGCCTCCAAGGCTTCCTGCAGGAACTGGCGCCCTCTGGCCCCGACTTGGGCGGTGGGCGCTGCACCTACCGAGGCGTGGAGCTGATCGGCTACTCCGAGGCTGCGGTCCGGGACTTGGAGCGGCTGCGCGGGGCCTTCCTGGACTCCATGCGGAGGGGGCTGCGGGACTCGTACCCCGGGCCCTCGCTGGACGTCGTGGCCGCCTTCGCGGCGATCTTCGACCCGCGCCGCTACCCGCAGGCGCAGGCGGAGCTGGGCGCGCACGGCGAGGGGGCGCTGCGGGTGCTACTGCGCGCCTTCGCCCCGGCCGTGGTGCGCCAGCGGGCGCTGGGCGACTTCGCGCTCTTCAAGCGCGTGGTGGGCAGCTTCGGGCGGCTCGGCCCGCGGGCGCTGTGCGCCAGGCTGGCGTGCGCGCGCTCCGAGCTGCATGAGCTCTTCCCCGACTTCGCCGCCCTCGCCGCCCTAGCCCTGGCGCTGCCCGTGGGCGCCGGCCTCCTGGACAAGGTCGGCCGCAGCCGGGAGctgcgggggtgggggcagggcgagGCCGGGGAAGGCCGGGGCGGCCCCGCGGTCAAGATCGCCGTGGATGGGCCCCCGCTGCACGAATTTGACTTTGCGCTGGCCGCCGAGTTCTTAGagagtgggtggggggaggggctccTGGGGTCGCAGCTCACAAGAGGGCGGCCTCCTCCTCTCGGTCCAGccagcctggggccctgggcaCTCTCAGGGCCAAGCTGA